The Chloroflexota bacterium sequence GTTTCAACACAACAAATCGGTTTCAATGTTTGCATCGAAAGATTTTTGCACATCGCGGCATCCAGTATAATACATGCCAATCTCGCAAGGAGAATCCATAAATGCCCAACCGACTAGCCCACGAAAATTCCCCTTATCTGCTTCAACATGCCACCAATCCGGTAGACTGGTACCC is a genomic window containing:
- a CDS encoding DUF255 domain-containing protein, which encodes MPNRLAHENSPYLLQHATNPVDWYP